Proteins encoded within one genomic window of Rossellomorea vietnamensis:
- a CDS encoding XapX domain-containing protein — MKTVVLAIVTGFLVGFIFALFKLPIPAPPALAGIAGIVGIYLGFKAFMAIQPWIESVFK, encoded by the coding sequence ATGAAAACGGTCGTATTGGCTATCGTAACCGGGTTTTTAGTCGGGTTTATCTTTGCTTTATTTAAGTTACCGATACCTGCCCCGCCAGCACTGGCAGGCATTGCAGGAATCGTGGGTATTTATCTTGGGTTCAAAGCCTTCATGGCGATCCAGCCCTGGATTGAGTCTGTATTTAAATAA
- the cls gene encoding cardiolipin synthase, with amino-acid sequence MWWLILLVILVAIIGWLMLDFKLGRSHFIRTRTRRDYETRMSDIQLFSRGPELFDQMFKEMREARASIHVLFYIVQDDHFALRFLELLKGKAQEGIEVRLLMDQLGSHNVPKSKVKELRDAGVEVDFCRRVKLPYLFFSSQQRNHRKITVIDGTIGYLGGYNIGKEYIDENDKPELSPWRDYHLRLEGEGVHDLQTEFCIDWFRATQKDLKNEAKYFPPAEKGSIQHQIFPTEGVNIEDFFGKFIDEAQSEIIIGTPYFIATPILMDALLGALDRGVTVKIIIPNNADHMLVKEAAFPYFRPLLARGAKVYQFMDGFYHAKVMVVDDHFCDIGTANFDKRSFFINFEINNLIYDKGFIQTLKKEMEKDMSASDMLSESDLSSVSMLTRLKERVASAISILL; translated from the coding sequence ATGTGGTGGTTAATTCTATTGGTGATCCTTGTCGCAATCATCGGATGGCTGATGCTCGATTTCAAATTGGGAAGAAGTCATTTCATCCGGACGCGGACAAGAAGAGATTATGAGACAAGAATGAGTGATATCCAACTGTTTTCAAGGGGACCTGAGCTTTTCGATCAAATGTTTAAAGAGATGAGAGAAGCAAGGGCCTCCATTCATGTATTATTTTATATCGTCCAGGATGACCATTTTGCACTGAGGTTCCTGGAATTACTGAAAGGAAAGGCACAGGAAGGGATTGAAGTCCGTCTTCTGATGGATCAGCTAGGCAGTCATAACGTCCCGAAGTCGAAGGTGAAGGAGCTTCGGGACGCGGGTGTGGAAGTCGATTTCTGCCGGAGGGTCAAGCTTCCCTACCTGTTTTTCTCTTCCCAGCAGCGTAATCACCGAAAGATTACCGTCATTGATGGTACGATCGGTTATTTAGGTGGCTACAATATCGGGAAGGAATATATCGATGAAAATGATAAGCCTGAGCTTTCTCCCTGGAGGGATTATCATCTCCGGTTGGAAGGGGAAGGCGTACACGATCTTCAGACTGAATTCTGCATTGACTGGTTCCGTGCCACACAGAAGGATTTGAAGAACGAAGCAAAGTACTTCCCTCCCGCTGAAAAAGGAAGCATCCAGCATCAAATTTTCCCGACCGAGGGGGTTAATATCGAGGACTTCTTTGGGAAATTCATCGATGAAGCACAAAGCGAAATCATTATCGGGACACCCTACTTCATTGCAACTCCCATCTTGATGGACGCGCTTTTGGGTGCTCTGGACAGAGGGGTTACCGTCAAGATCATCATCCCGAATAATGCCGATCATATGCTGGTGAAGGAAGCGGCCTTCCCTTATTTCAGGCCTCTGCTTGCCAGGGGTGCGAAAGTGTATCAATTCATGGACGGCTTTTATCATGCAAAGGTGATGGTCGTGGATGACCATTTCTGTGATATCGGCACGGCCAATTTTGATAAGCGGAGCTTCTTTATCAATTTTGAAATCAATAATCTGATCTACGATAAAGGATTTATCCAGACGTTGAAAAAGGAAATGGAAAAAGACATGTCGGCATCCGACATGTTAAGCGAAAGCGACCTCTCTTCGGTTTCCATGCTCACCCGGTTAAAGGAACGCGTCGCTTCAGCCATTTCAATCTTACTTTAG
- the uvsE gene encoding UV DNA damage repair endonuclease UvsE, with amino-acid sequence MKVRLGFVANSLSLWDASPAKTMTYKRYTELPKAERMDRLKEVTRLNLEHTKRILYLCAAHEIKVYRLSSSLVPLATHPEVEWDFHSPFLHEWKELGDLIKKFGIRASFHPNQFTLFTSPKQHVTDNAVKDMVYHYRMLEYMGIEKDSVINIHIGGSYGDKEETLVRFHENLKDLPPDVKDIMTLENDDKTYTVEETLTACRKENIPMVLDIHHHEANPGEKPLEGYLEDIFSTWDRRDLVPKIHISSPKSASAFRSHADLVDPGFVEGFFKTLKTLDQDVDFMIEAKHKDLAMLKLIEDLSSIRGVKRIDGGTLEW; translated from the coding sequence ATGAAAGTCCGACTTGGATTCGTGGCGAACTCCCTCTCTTTATGGGATGCAAGCCCGGCCAAAACCATGACATACAAGCGATACACAGAGTTACCTAAAGCCGAGCGGATGGACCGCCTGAAGGAAGTGACGAGATTAAACCTGGAGCATACGAAACGCATCCTGTATCTATGTGCGGCTCACGAAATCAAGGTGTACCGATTATCCAGCTCCCTCGTTCCCCTTGCCACCCATCCTGAGGTGGAATGGGATTTCCATTCCCCTTTTCTGCACGAATGGAAAGAACTTGGCGATCTGATCAAAAAGTTCGGGATCAGGGCGAGCTTTCACCCGAACCAGTTCACCTTATTCACGAGTCCCAAGCAGCATGTGACGGACAATGCCGTGAAGGATATGGTGTATCACTACCGGATGCTTGAATATATGGGGATCGAGAAGGATTCCGTCATCAATATCCATATCGGCGGGAGCTACGGGGATAAGGAAGAAACCCTGGTCCGTTTTCATGAAAACCTGAAGGACCTCCCTCCGGATGTAAAAGACATCATGACCCTTGAGAATGACGACAAGACCTATACCGTCGAGGAAACGCTCACCGCTTGTCGAAAAGAGAATATCCCCATGGTCCTGGACATTCATCACCATGAGGCAAATCCGGGTGAGAAACCTCTAGAGGGGTACCTTGAGGATATTTTCTCCACTTGGGACAGGAGAGATTTAGTGCCGAAAATACATATTTCCTCCCCTAAATCCGCTAGTGCCTTCCGCTCCCATGCCGACCTGGTCGATCCGGGATTTGTGGAAGGTTTCTTCAAAACCCTGAAAACGTTGGATCAGGATGTGGATTTTATGATCGAAGCCAAACATAAAGATCTTGCCATGCTGAAGCTGATTGAGGATCTGTCCTCTATTCGCGGAGTGAAAAGGATCGATGGCGGGACCCTTGAGTGGTAA